The following are encoded in a window of Fretibacter rubidus genomic DNA:
- a CDS encoding helix-turn-helix transcriptional regulator, translated as MGEAIECPFLTAEEAAVFLGLQKRTLDNMRWKGTGPRYRKHGTRVFYHPDDLTFYSNSRDCHSGPKIPEKSGRDFG; from the coding sequence ATGGGAGAAGCAATTGAATGCCCCTTTTTAACCGCTGAAGAGGCCGCTGTATTTTTAGGCCTTCAGAAGCGAACTTTAGACAATATGAGATGGAAAGGCACGGGGCCGCGTTATCGTAAACATGGCACGCGCGTCTTCTACCATCCTGATGATCTGACGTTTTATTCAAACTCGCGAGACTGTCATTCGGGACCAAAAATACCGGAAAAGTCGGGCCGTGACTTCGGATAA
- a CDS encoding S26 family signal peptidase yields the protein MLIKASIGIVMTLAVVGTALQITLPPRPKILYNPSSSAEIGWYQVTQNAFPERHDLIAAYAPEWARKLADERAYLPYDYPLIKSVLAIEGDEVCYHIDRVSVPNGADIPLLARDRLGREMPRKFVGCYILSAGEFWIASPDVQTGFDSRYFGPIDQTMLVGGVEYLGNGRFPKYRKTGDFRGD from the coding sequence ATGCTGATTAAAGCCAGTATAGGCATAGTGATGACCCTGGCTGTCGTGGGAACGGCGCTACAAATTACGCTGCCGCCCCGTCCAAAAATTTTATATAATCCGAGCTCAAGTGCTGAGATTGGCTGGTACCAAGTTACTCAAAACGCTTTCCCCGAAAGGCATGATCTTATCGCAGCTTATGCGCCTGAGTGGGCGCGCAAGCTTGCGGATGAGCGGGCTTATCTGCCTTATGACTACCCCCTCATAAAATCGGTTCTGGCCATCGAGGGGGATGAGGTTTGTTATCATATCGACAGGGTGAGTGTCCCAAACGGTGCCGATATCCCGCTACTGGCGCGGGACCGTTTGGGACGCGAAATGCCTAGAAAGTTTGTAGGGTGCTATATCCTTAGCGCGGGGGAATTCTGGATCGCGTCCCCAGATGTGCAGACCGGATTTGATAGCCGCTATTTTGGTCCGATTGACCAAACTATGCTGGTTGGGGGCGTTGAATATCTCGGAAATGGCAGGTTCCCAAAATATAGAAAAACAGGGGATTTTAGGGGTGATTAG
- a CDS encoding LysR family transcriptional regulator, whose product MEMNQIRYFLAVCEHRNFTHAAKASNVSQPSLTTAIKKLEDELGGPLFLRDRAGCSLTPLGKLVRPRLEKVQRETHEIKAEATRHNRLERVPISIGIGETIGQNKIAEALEKFRRQIPEAEVELIVDSHDVLLEKLRHGDYDIAVTAIDVSPDLYRIDPLYQEGYSVVVSSDHALSQEKAVNLGILAQTNMLDRPNCEMRDTLHATCSERGHELYAAYRSNRVDWLLDLARNGSGAVILPDTSIPQESGLISLPIEDMEIARQVYALRFRHQPSRSEVSLLVQELAR is encoded by the coding sequence ATGGAAATGAACCAAATCCGTTATTTTCTAGCTGTTTGCGAGCACCGTAACTTCACGCACGCAGCCAAGGCCTCGAACGTTTCGCAGCCGTCTCTAACAACCGCAATTAAGAAGCTTGAGGATGAGTTGGGAGGCCCGCTATTTTTGCGTGACCGCGCCGGATGTAGTCTTACGCCTCTTGGAAAGCTTGTTAGGCCAAGATTGGAAAAGGTGCAGCGCGAGACACATGAAATTAAAGCCGAAGCAACTCGGCACAACCGATTGGAACGTGTTCCAATTAGCATCGGGATTGGTGAAACCATTGGCCAAAACAAAATAGCCGAAGCTCTTGAAAAATTTCGCCGTCAAATACCTGAAGCCGAGGTGGAGCTAATAGTTGACAGTCATGACGTCCTTTTGGAAAAATTGAGGCATGGCGATTATGATATTGCGGTTACGGCAATTGATGTCAGCCCGGATTTATATCGGATCGACCCTCTCTATCAGGAAGGGTATAGCGTTGTTGTGAGTTCAGACCATGCATTGAGTCAAGAGAAGGCCGTAAACCTCGGCATATTGGCCCAAACAAATATGCTCGACCGCCCTAATTGCGAAATGCGGGATACTCTCCACGCAACCTGCTCAGAAAGAGGTCACGAGCTCTATGCAGCTTACCGGTCCAATCGTGTCGATTGGCTATTAGATCTAGCGCGCAATGGGTCTGGCGCTGTTATCTTACCCGATACATCTATCCCTCAAGAATCAGGTCTGATATCTCTACCCATTGAGGATATGGAAATAGCGCGACAAGTTTATGCGTTACGCTTCCGGCATCAACCCTCGCGCTCAGAGGTCAGTTTGTTGGTACAAGAATTGGCTCGCTAA
- a CDS encoding DUF3363 domain-containing protein gives MADENPFTVKLGRIMSPGGTGRFVSFAGRVRRAAQKSGRQRSGKTRSNVVAKQSFSRRVIVKFSLAKMQGNGGKIFKAHLDYVARESAAQENEKGGLYTAIEPEADTDSFAERCKDDRHYFKIIISSEDGKDIADLTRFTRDLMIEVQRDMETKLEWVAADHYDTGRPHSHIILRGVRDDGKDLIIPREYISYGMRDRAEHLATLELGPVTQIDVAKKLAVMTRQERFTTIDKDLLYEASENVVNLSEIKQDGSDWSQRFKIWRVKHLARMGLAEKVGRGKWKLDEKLERTLRRMGDRGDILKARHKAMTINGVERASRREPIYDPLAGDAKPMTGRVLKVGIFDDVNDRSFIVLDTLEGEAIFIETGKEANVRDIQEDMIVTIRPQAFQPKSSDYTIDEIAAKRGGIYSPSAHEAADPKASEAYIQAHIRRLEAMRRSGHAERNKDGTWQVPPDYLKRARVFERKNSAGKPVQIELNSRLTLRKATEVIGRTWLDEELVSANSAASREGFGNDVEKAKINRMAFLKGQQLLGKSGDVTKETLSELESLDLKAAGAALSKELDKPYVEAPTKGSLSGTFRKTVERPSGKYAVIEKSKEFTLVPWREALDRNLGRTLKGTIGRQTISWTISKGRDIS, from the coding sequence ATGGCCGATGAAAATCCGTTCACAGTAAAACTTGGGCGTATCATGTCGCCTGGAGGAACAGGACGTTTTGTCAGCTTTGCAGGACGCGTCAGGCGCGCTGCGCAAAAGTCAGGACGGCAACGGTCAGGAAAAACGCGCTCAAATGTTGTTGCAAAGCAGAGTTTTTCTCGCCGTGTTATTGTAAAATTTTCGCTAGCGAAGATGCAGGGCAATGGCGGGAAAATATTTAAAGCGCATTTAGATTATGTGGCCCGCGAGAGCGCCGCGCAGGAAAATGAAAAGGGCGGTTTATATACTGCGATTGAGCCGGAAGCGGACACAGATAGCTTTGCTGAGCGCTGCAAAGATGACCGACACTATTTCAAAATAATCATATCGTCTGAAGACGGTAAAGACATAGCCGATCTGACGCGGTTCACGCGCGACCTAATGATTGAAGTCCAGCGCGATATGGAAACGAAACTGGAATGGGTGGCGGCAGATCATTACGATACGGGGCGACCACATAGTCATATCATTCTGCGCGGCGTGCGCGATGACGGAAAAGACCTAATTATCCCGCGCGAATATATCTCTTACGGCATGCGTGATCGGGCTGAGCATTTGGCGACGCTGGAACTTGGGCCCGTGACGCAAATCGATGTCGCCAAAAAGCTTGCGGTAATGACGCGGCAAGAACGGTTCACGACGATTGACAAGGACCTGCTTTATGAAGCGTCAGAGAATGTCGTCAACTTGTCGGAAATTAAACAGGACGGCAGTGATTGGTCACAGCGTTTTAAAATATGGCGCGTCAAACATCTCGCGCGTATGGGCCTTGCTGAAAAAGTGGGGCGCGGAAAATGGAAGCTCGACGAAAAGCTTGAACGCACTTTGCGGCGCATGGGAGATCGCGGCGACATCCTCAAAGCGCGTCATAAAGCCATGACAATAAATGGCGTGGAAAGAGCGTCCCGCAGAGAGCCAATCTATGATCCGCTCGCGGGTGACGCAAAGCCAATGACAGGAAGAGTTCTGAAAGTTGGAATATTTGATGATGTGAATGACCGAAGTTTTATTGTGCTCGATACTTTGGAGGGAGAAGCCATATTTATTGAAACCGGCAAAGAGGCCAATGTCAGAGATATTCAGGAGGACATGATTGTGACCATACGTCCCCAGGCATTTCAGCCGAAATCATCCGATTACACAATTGATGAAATCGCTGCTAAGCGTGGCGGCATTTACAGCCCATCCGCGCATGAAGCCGCCGACCCCAAAGCGAGCGAAGCTTATATACAGGCACACATCAGGCGGCTCGAAGCAATGAGACGTTCTGGTCATGCCGAACGAAACAAAGATGGTACTTGGCAAGTGCCGCCGGATTATTTGAAACGGGCGCGAGTATTTGAACGAAAGAATAGTGCTGGCAAGCCCGTGCAAATTGAACTGAACTCGCGATTAACTCTAAGAAAAGCTACCGAGGTCATAGGCCGAACTTGGCTGGATGAAGAATTAGTATCCGCAAACAGTGCCGCATCACGAGAGGGGTTTGGCAATGATGTCGAGAAGGCGAAAATAAATCGTATGGCATTTCTGAAAGGCCAGCAGCTATTGGGAAAGTCAGGAGACGTCACCAAAGAGACTTTATCCGAGCTGGAGTCCTTGGATTTAAAAGCAGCAGGGGCAGCATTGAGTAAGGAGTTGGATAAGCCCTATGTTGAAGCGCCAACAAAAGGGTCTTTATCGGGGACTTTCAGAAAAACAGTCGAGCGTCCTAGCGGCAAATATGCAGTGATAGAAAAATCAAAGGAATTTACATTGGTGCCGTGGCGAGAGGCATTGGATCGAAATTTAGGTCGGACTCTTAAGGGAACTATTGGGCGGCAGACGATTTCGTGGACGATTTCAAAAGGAAGAGATATCTCCTGA
- a CDS encoding DUF2840 domain-containing protein encodes MTSDKYTCVYLHYVQNRINHRLRFGIPQKVVTIDKRRKIACFTAGQILGYSRWSGNKYGTQDWRFCVVRTGQSGPLNLTEGIKPAAQSLLCVTGKAAVKRSLNAIDSIEKQLASGLESVPASYWLGVSNALMTKQALPNLPRYLRKQEGVSC; translated from the coding sequence GTGACTTCGGATAAATATACATGTGTCTATCTGCATTATGTGCAGAATAGAATTAACCATCGACTGCGCTTTGGTATCCCGCAGAAGGTGGTCACGATCGATAAACGCCGCAAAATAGCCTGCTTCACTGCCGGGCAAATACTTGGGTATAGCCGTTGGTCAGGTAATAAATATGGCACGCAGGATTGGCGATTTTGCGTGGTGAGAACGGGGCAATCAGGCCCTTTAAATCTCACGGAAGGGATTAAACCTGCCGCCCAGTCATTGCTTTGCGTTACAGGTAAGGCGGCTGTGAAGCGCAGTTTAAACGCTATCGATAGTATTGAAAAACAACTTGCCAGCGGTCTTGAATCGGTTCCCGCGAGTTATTGGCTCGGGGTCTCAAATGCCTTGATGACGAAACAGGCACTGCCAAATTTACCGCGATATTTACGCAAACAGGAGGGCGTTTCATGCTGA